In Gossypium raimondii isolate GPD5lz chromosome 12, ASM2569854v1, whole genome shotgun sequence, a single window of DNA contains:
- the LOC105762237 gene encoding H/ACA ribonucleoprotein complex subunit 2-like protein: protein MEITAEHKCLKRGVKEVVKSISRGHKGMLNHVPSIFYVITHVPILCEEADIPYVYVPSKEDLATAGATKRPTCCVLVLTKPTKGKLDPAEQEKIKADYSQVVADISELTSSLF, encoded by the exons ATGGAAATAA CTGCTGAGCACAAATGCTTGAAGAGAGGAGTAAAGGAAGTGGTTAAAAGTATTAGTCGTGGTCATAAAgg AATGCTTAATCATGTTCCTTCTATCTTCTATGTCATAACTCATGTTCCGATTCTATGTGAAGAGGCAGACATTCCCTATGTTTATGTTCCTTCGAAAGAA GATCTTGCAACTGCAGGAGCTACCAAGAGACCAACGTGCTGCGTTCTGGTGCTAACCAAGCCAACCAAAGGCAAACTAGACCCTGCGGAACAAGAAAAGATAAAGGCCGATTATAGCCAGGTAGTAGCAGATATATCTGAGCTTACATCCTCACTCTTTTAA
- the LOC105764742 gene encoding protein STRICTOSIDINE SYNTHASE-LIKE 12 — MACIISLTKLINIFPIFIFVSCFPPLMLSQSFRSLQLPPKVTGPESIAFEFGTSRFYVGVADGRILQYNGPRVGFRDFGFTGPNRSKRMCDGTTDPNLGPICGRPLGLAFHYSLNKLYICDAYFGLMVLGSSGKQATQVSAAADGEPYRLCDALDVHQPSGNVIFVDSSANYDLRNISKAVNANDSTGRLLMYNPDTDRVTVLMKNLSGPAGVAVSQDGTYVLVSNFINNSTIRYWLRGPGANTYDVINLQERPDNIKRTAFGDFWRAAALVKQPTRSLVPIGQRINGFGRVLRTVNFEAWYGNQLISEVQEFGGELYLGSLSAPFVGVFRF; from the exons ATGGCTTGCATTATTAGCCTTACCAAACTAATAAACATATTTCCCATTTTCATCTTTGTCTCATGTTTTCCTCCATTGATGCTTTCTCAATCATTCAGATCACTTCAATTGCCGCCGAAAGTCACCGGTCCAGAATCCATCGCCTTCGAGTTCGGAACCAGTCGATTCTATGTTGGTGTGGCTGATGGTAGAATTCTACAATACAACGGACCAAGGGTTGGATTTCGAGACTTTGGATTCACCGGTCCAAATAG GTCTAAACGGATGTGTGATGGCACTACTGATCCAAATTTGGGGCCAATATGTGGAAGGCCATTGGGTTTAGCATTTCATTACTCCCtaaataagttatatatttgCGATGCCTATTTTGGGCTCATGGTGCTAGGTTCTTCCGGAAAGCAAGCGACCCAAGTTTCTGCGGCTGCAGACGGAGAGCCTTACCGTTTATGTGATGCTTTAGACGTCCACCAACCATCTGGAAATGTTATTTTCGTAGATTCCAGCGCCAACTATGATTTAAG AAATATCTCGAAAGCAGTGAACGCTAATGATTCAACAGGGAGATTGTTGATGTACAACCCTGACACGGACCGAGTGACAGTGTTAATGAAGAACCTTTCAGGGCCAGCAGGGGTAGCAGTTAGCCAAGATGGAACCTATGTCCTAGTTTCCAACTTCATTAACAATAGTACTATACGGTATTGGCTTCGAGGTCCTGGAGCCAACACTTATGACGTCATAAATTTGCAGGAAAGGCCAGATAACATCAAGAGAACAGCGTTTGGAGACTTTTGGAGGGCGGCGGCGCTGGTGAAACAACCGACGCGATCACTGGTGCCGATCGGGCAGAGGATCAATGGGTTTGGCAGGGTTCTTCGAACTGTGAATTTCGAAGCATGGTATGGCAATCAATTAATTAGCGAAGTTCAGGAATTCGGTGGTGAACTATATTTGGGATCACTATCTGCGCCTTTTGTTGGCGTTTTTAGGTTTTGA
- the LOC105762508 gene encoding probable calcium-binding protein CML15 → MEPLGEDDLSQLKEIFARFDMDSDGSLTILELAALLRSIGIKPSGDQIHVLLANMDANGNGSVEFDELASILPELTGEILNNQERLTEVFQLFDRDGNGYITAAELAGCMAKMGYPLTYSELTEIIKEADSDGDGVISFTEFSSIMGKSALEFLGISLSS, encoded by the coding sequence ATGGAGCCATTAGGAGAAGATGACCTAAGTCAATTAAAGGAAATTTTCGCAAGGTTCGACATGGATTCCGATGGTAGCCTAACGATTCTAGAGCTTGCGGCACTGCTAAGATCGATTGGGATCAAGCCATCAGGTGATCAAATCCATGTTTTGTTAGCCAACATGGATGCCAACGGCAATGGTTCGGTTGAATTTGATGAACTAGCCAGTATATTGCCTGAACTTACAGGAGAAATATTGAATAACCAAGAGCGATTAACGGAGGTGTTTCAATTGTTTGATCGTGACGGCAATGGATACATCACCGCGGCGGAGCTAGCTGGTTGCATGGCCAAAATGGGATATCCATTGACCTATTCAGAGCTAACTGAGATTATTAAAGAGGCTGATTCCGATGGGGATGGTGTCATTAGCTTCACTGAATTTTCTTCTATAATGGGAAAATCAGCCCTGGAATTTCTAGGTATTAGTCTGTCATCATGA
- the LOC105764743 gene encoding protein MIZU-KUSSEI 1, producing MAKASQDTSKIHFHWTKKVGTEDDDVEQPSTFKQPNSNPSDQQDKKHENIKVKTHVGVPTPRKKLQAVAIARLRAVLTAFGKNRSNPPFGGLLGPRVVGTLFGSRRGHVHFAFQKEPNSPPAFLVELATPISVLVREMASGLVRIALECDKKDNEEKKAVRLLEEPVWRTYCNGKKCGFATRRDCGPKEWKILKAVEPISMGAGVLPLTEPEAGDGELMYMRAKFERIIGSRDSEAFYMMNPDSNGAPELSIYLLRV from the coding sequence ATGGCGAAAGCCTCTCAAGACACCTCCAAAATACACTTCCACTGGACCAAAAAAGTTGGAACCGAAGACGACGATGTCGAACAACCTTCAACTTTCAAGCAGCCAAATTCAAACCCCAGTGATCAACAAGACAAGAAGCATGAAAACATCAAAGTTAAAACCCATGTGGGTGTTCCAACCCCCAGGAAGAAGCTTCAAGCAGTTGCAATCGCAAGGCTTCGAGCTGTTCTAACTGCTTTTGGGAAGAACCGTTCCAACCCGCCCTTTGGAGGTCTTCTTGGACCTCGAGTTGTCGGCACCCTTTTTGGTTCCAGGCGTGGCCATGTTCACTTTGCTTTTCAGAAAGAACCCAATTCCCCACCAGCTTTCCTCGTTGAACTCGCCACACCCATTAGTGTCCTGGTTCGAGAAATGGCGTCTGGGTTGGTACGCATTgctttggagtgtgataaaaaAGACAATGAAGAGAAAAAGGCTGTGAGATTACTGGAAGAGCCAGTGTGGAGAACTTACTGCAATGGAAAGAAATGTGGGTTTGCAACAAGGAGGGACTGTGGGCCTAAAGAATGGAAGATCCTTAAAGCTGTTGAACCAATCTCCATGGGAGCTGGGGTTTTACCACTGACTGAACCAGAAGCTGGCGATGGTGAGCTAATGTATATGAGGGCTAAGTTCGAGAGGATTATTGGGTCAAGAGATTCTGAAGCTTTCTATATGATGAATCCTGATAGCAATGGAGCTCCTGAACTTAGTATCTATTTGCTTAGAGTGTGA